A genomic stretch from Pseudomonas mendocina includes:
- the pcaC gene encoding 4-carboxymuconolactone decarboxylase, producing MTDNHQQGLKARREVMGDAFVDRALSNATEFTQPLQDFVNEHAWGGVWTREGLDRKTRSLITLAALTALKCPQELKGHVRGALNNGCSVEEIREALLHCAVYAGVPAAIDAFRAAQEVIESWQQAQAEG from the coding sequence ATGACTGACAACCACCAACAAGGCCTGAAAGCCCGCCGGGAAGTCATGGGCGATGCCTTCGTTGATCGGGCCTTGAGCAATGCAACCGAGTTCACCCAGCCGCTGCAGGACTTCGTCAATGAACATGCTTGGGGTGGCGTCTGGACACGAGAAGGCTTGGATCGTAAGACACGCAGCCTCATTACCCTCGCCGCGCTGACCGCTCTGAAATGCCCCCAAGAGCTCAAAGGCCATGTCCGGGGCGCTCTTAACAACGGCTGCAGTGTCGAGGAAATCCGCGAAGCGCTGCTGCACTGCGCCGTTTACGCTGGCGTACCAGCGGCCATTGATGCCTTCCGCGCCGCACAGGAAGTGATTGAGAGCTGGCAGCAAGCGCAGGCCGAAGGCTAA
- the gatB gene encoding Asp-tRNA(Asn)/Glu-tRNA(Gln) amidotransferase subunit GatB encodes MQWETVIGLEIHAQLSTQSKIFSGSAIAFGAEPNTQASLIDLGMPGTLPVLNAEAVRMACKFGLAIDAEIAETNVFARKNYFYPDLPKGYQTSQMDHPIVGKGHLDITLEDGTTKRIGITRAHLEEDAGKSLHEDFQGMSGIDLNRAGTPLLEIVSEPDIRSAKEAVAYVKAIHALVRYLGICDGNMAEGSLRCDCNVSVRPKGQAEFGTRAEIKNVNSFRFIEKAINYEVQRQIELIEDGGKVVQETRLYDPNKDQTRSMRSKEEANDYRYFPCPDLLPVVIEQSFLDEVRASLPELPVQKRERFESQFGLSTYDATVLAASREMADYFEAVQQVCGDAKLAANWVMGELSSLLNKDNLEIDQSPVSAEQLGGMILRIKDNTISGKIAKMVFEALAAGEGATADEIIEKKGLKQVTDSGAIEAMLDEVLAANAEQVEQYRASDEAKRGKMFGFFVGQAMKASKGKANPGQVNELLKKKLEG; translated from the coding sequence ATGCAATGGGAAACCGTGATCGGGCTGGAAATCCACGCACAGCTCAGCACTCAATCGAAGATTTTCTCCGGCAGCGCCATCGCCTTCGGCGCCGAGCCGAACACTCAGGCCAGCCTGATCGACCTCGGCATGCCCGGCACTCTACCGGTGCTCAACGCCGAAGCCGTACGCATGGCCTGCAAATTCGGCTTGGCAATTGATGCAGAGATTGCCGAGACAAACGTTTTCGCCCGTAAAAACTACTTCTACCCAGACCTGCCCAAGGGCTACCAGACCAGCCAGATGGATCACCCCATCGTTGGCAAAGGCCATCTGGACATCACCCTTGAGGACGGCACCACCAAGCGCATCGGCATCACCCGTGCCCACCTGGAAGAAGACGCAGGCAAATCCCTGCACGAAGATTTCCAGGGCATGAGCGGCATCGACCTGAACCGTGCCGGTACGCCACTGCTGGAAATCGTTTCTGAGCCGGATATCCGCAGCGCCAAAGAAGCCGTTGCTTACGTTAAAGCTATCCACGCACTGGTCCGCTATCTGGGTATCTGCGACGGCAACATGGCCGAAGGCTCGCTGCGCTGCGACTGCAACGTCTCTGTGCGCCCGAAAGGTCAGGCTGAATTCGGCACCCGCGCTGAGATCAAGAACGTCAACTCGTTCCGCTTCATTGAGAAAGCCATCAACTATGAAGTGCAGCGCCAGATCGAGCTGATCGAAGACGGCGGTAAAGTGGTACAGGAAACCCGCCTGTACGACCCGAACAAAGACCAGACCCGCTCTATGCGCAGCAAGGAAGAAGCTAACGACTACCGTTACTTCCCTTGCCCTGACCTGCTGCCGGTGGTGATTGAGCAAAGCTTCCTCGACGAAGTACGCGCCAGCCTGCCGGAGTTGCCGGTGCAGAAGCGCGAGCGCTTTGAGTCGCAGTTCGGCTTGTCCACCTACGACGCCACTGTGCTGGCAGCCAGCCGTGAAATGGCTGACTACTTCGAAGCCGTGCAGCAGGTATGTGGCGACGCCAAGCTGGCGGCCAACTGGGTGATGGGCGAGCTGTCCAGCCTGCTCAACAAAGACAACCTGGAAATCGACCAGTCTCCGGTCAGTGCCGAACAACTGGGCGGCATGATCCTGCGCATCAAGGACAACACCATCAGCGGCAAAATCGCCAAGATGGTCTTCGAGGCGCTGGCCGCTGGCGAAGGCGCCACTGCCGACGAAATCATCGAGAAGAAAGGCCTCAAGCAAGTCACCGACAGTGGCGCGATTGAAGCCATGCTCGATGAAGTGCTGGCAGCCAACGCTGAGCAGGTCGAGCAATACCGCGCCAGCGATGAAGCCAAGCGCGGAAAAATGTTCGGTTTCTTTGTCGGCCAAGCCATGAAAGCTTCCAAAGGCAAGGCCAACCCGGGACAAGTGAACGAACTTCTGAAGAAGAAACTCGAAGGTTAA
- a CDS encoding calcium/sodium antiporter, which yields MTIMTFVYLVAGIALLVAGAEVLVRGAAKLAAQLGIPPLIIGLTVVAFGTSAPETAVSVQAAVEGSGDLAIGNVVGSNIANVLLILGLTALVAPLLVSRQLIRLDVPIMIGASLLTFALAWDGQLGKIDGAILFAGIIAYTAFLIYYSRRDANSAADANDEFAKEFGDTKSKKPNAWLINLSLIVVGLVLLVVGSNFLVEGAITLARALGISELVIGLTVVAVGTSLPELATSLLAAFKGERDIAVGNIVGSNIFNLLCVLGLSALVAPLPINVSANALAFDFPVMIGVALACLPIFFAGYCINRWEGLLFLAYYVAYTAYLITSSTGQAFATTLSHAMLGYVIPLTAVSLIVIVGRAWKKQRNQEYAK from the coding sequence ATGACCATTATGACCTTTGTGTATCTGGTAGCCGGGATCGCTTTACTGGTCGCTGGCGCTGAAGTTCTGGTGCGCGGAGCCGCGAAACTAGCCGCACAGCTGGGCATCCCCCCGCTAATCATTGGCCTTACCGTGGTTGCCTTCGGCACCAGCGCTCCGGAAACCGCTGTCAGCGTACAAGCTGCGGTAGAAGGCAGCGGCGACCTTGCCATCGGCAACGTGGTCGGTAGCAACATCGCCAACGTCCTGCTGATTCTCGGTCTTACCGCACTGGTTGCCCCCTTGCTGGTCTCGCGCCAACTGATACGGCTGGATGTGCCCATCATGATCGGAGCCAGCCTCCTCACCTTTGCACTGGCATGGGACGGCCAGCTGGGAAAAATTGACGGCGCCATTTTGTTTGCCGGAATCATTGCCTACACCGCCTTCCTCATTTATTACAGCCGACGCGACGCTAACAGCGCAGCCGACGCAAATGATGAGTTTGCAAAGGAGTTCGGCGACACAAAGAGCAAAAAGCCAAATGCCTGGCTGATCAACCTGTCTCTCATCGTTGTCGGTCTTGTACTACTCGTTGTTGGATCCAACTTTCTGGTTGAAGGCGCCATCACCCTGGCCCGGGCGCTGGGGATTTCCGAACTGGTGATCGGCCTCACAGTAGTCGCAGTGGGCACCTCGCTGCCTGAACTGGCCACGTCATTACTGGCGGCCTTTAAAGGGGAACGGGATATCGCTGTAGGCAATATCGTCGGCAGTAATATTTTCAACCTGCTGTGTGTATTGGGCCTGTCAGCTCTAGTGGCCCCCTTGCCGATTAATGTTTCTGCAAACGCACTGGCCTTTGACTTCCCGGTAATGATCGGTGTCGCCCTAGCATGCCTGCCGATTTTCTTTGCGGGCTACTGCATCAATCGCTGGGAGGGCCTGCTATTCCTGGCGTACTACGTGGCCTACACGGCGTACCTCATCACCAGCTCAACGGGGCAAGCATTCGCCACCACGCTGTCCCATGCCATGCTCGGTTATGTTATTCCGCTGACTGCCGTGAGCCTGATCGTCATTGTCGGACGGGCCTGGAAAAAACAACGTAATCAGGAGTATGCGAAATGA
- a CDS encoding SIMPL domain-containing protein (The SIMPL domain is named for its presence in mouse protein SIMPL (signalling molecule that associates with mouse pelle-like kinase). Bacterial member BP26, from Brucella, was shown to assemble into a channel-like structure, while YggE from E. coli has been associated with resistance to oxidative stress.) yields MMPITRLATATLISASALFSLSATADDQRYNQISLSAEVSKEIAHDLMHVTLYSEDQSSDPAELATKISTSMNDAISQARKVKGITVTSGSRNSYPVYDDKGQKITAWRERAELRLESADFAVLSKLTGELLGNLKMGGMNFSIADTTRKTNEDALMKSAIEAFKARAKIATEALGGKHYKIVNLSLNSGGYNPPVFRTNMVMAKGAAMMADATPEIEAGSSQVNVSASGTIEVQPL; encoded by the coding sequence ATGATGCCAATTACCCGTTTAGCGACCGCCACCCTGATCAGCGCCAGCGCCCTGTTCAGTCTGTCCGCCACGGCAGATGACCAGCGCTATAACCAGATTTCATTGAGTGCCGAAGTCAGCAAAGAAATCGCCCACGACCTGATGCACGTCACCCTCTACAGTGAAGACCAGAGCAGCGATCCTGCTGAACTGGCGACCAAAATCAGCACAAGCATGAACGACGCCATCAGCCAGGCGCGCAAGGTCAAAGGTATTACGGTCACATCAGGCAGTCGCAACAGCTACCCGGTCTATGACGACAAAGGCCAGAAAATTACAGCTTGGCGAGAACGCGCTGAGCTGCGTCTGGAGAGCGCCGACTTCGCCGTACTGTCAAAACTTACCGGCGAGCTACTCGGCAATCTGAAAATGGGTGGAATGAACTTCAGCATTGCTGACACCACCCGCAAAACCAATGAAGACGCATTGATGAAAAGTGCCATAGAGGCCTTTAAAGCCCGAGCCAAGATCGCCACCGAAGCGTTGGGTGGCAAGCACTACAAAATCGTCAACCTAAGCCTGAACAGCGGTGGCTACAACCCGCCTGTTTTCCGCACCAACATGGTGATGGCCAAAGGTGCCGCAATGATGGCAGATGCAACACCTGAGATAGAGGCTGGTTCAAGCCAAGTGAACGTATCAGCTAGCGGAACAATTGAGGTACAACCGCTCTAA
- a CDS encoding CitMHS family transporter gives MLTFLGFAMVITFMYLIMSKRLSALIALIIIPILFAILGGFAHDIGPMMLEGISKLAPTGVMLMFAILYFAVMIDSGLFDPAVRAILRVVKGDPLKVSMGTAALALIVSLDGDGATTYMICVAAMLPLYSRLGMDPRIMAGLIILAGGIMNMTPWGGPTARAASALHVDPSDIFVPMIPAMLIGAVVLFGIAWLYGKRERARLGILRLAEDTQHYENISVSQSPEARRPKLLWVNAVLTITLMGCLIAGILPLPVLFMIFFSLAMIINYPNLQEQKDRVAAHAGNVLAVVGLIFAAGIFTGILSGTGMVDAMSKSLLSVIPPSMGPYLATITAIVSMPFTFFMSNDAFYYGVLPVLTEAASHYGISAVEMARASIVGQPVHLLSPLVPSTYLLVGLAKIDFGEHQRFTLKWAILICLAIMVAALLMGVFPLIGEAHQ, from the coding sequence ATGCTGACGTTCCTTGGCTTCGCCATGGTCATTACTTTCATGTACCTGATCATGAGCAAGCGCCTTTCCGCCCTGATTGCCTTGATCATCATCCCCATCCTGTTCGCCATCTTGGGCGGGTTCGCCCACGACATTGGCCCCATGATGCTTGAAGGCATCAGCAAACTCGCGCCGACAGGCGTGATGCTGATGTTCGCGATCCTCTACTTTGCTGTAATGATCGACTCAGGGCTGTTCGACCCTGCCGTACGGGCAATTTTGCGCGTGGTCAAAGGCGACCCTCTGAAAGTCTCTATGGGCACAGCCGCTCTGGCTCTGATCGTGTCACTGGATGGCGACGGTGCAACCACCTACATGATCTGTGTAGCCGCCATGCTACCGCTCTATAGCCGCCTGGGTATGGACCCTCGCATCATGGCCGGCTTGATCATTCTTGCCGGCGGCATCATGAATATGACCCCATGGGGTGGCCCTACCGCGCGAGCTGCAAGTGCACTGCACGTTGACCCGTCAGACATTTTTGTCCCCATGATTCCAGCCATGCTGATCGGTGCTGTGGTTCTGTTTGGGATTGCCTGGCTATACGGCAAACGTGAACGCGCACGACTGGGCATTCTTCGCCTAGCCGAAGACACACAGCACTACGAAAATATCAGCGTTTCGCAATCCCCAGAGGCTCGCCGCCCCAAACTACTGTGGGTCAACGCGGTTCTGACAATTACGCTGATGGGATGCCTGATCGCAGGCATTCTGCCGCTGCCAGTACTGTTTATGATCTTTTTCAGCCTGGCCATGATCATTAACTACCCCAACCTTCAAGAACAGAAGGATCGCGTCGCTGCCCATGCGGGAAACGTATTGGCAGTAGTGGGACTGATTTTTGCGGCAGGTATTTTCACCGGCATCCTCAGCGGCACCGGCATGGTTGATGCCATGTCCAAGAGTTTGCTGAGCGTGATTCCACCGTCGATGGGACCTTACTTGGCGACCATTACTGCCATCGTTAGCATGCCGTTTACATTCTTCATGTCTAACGATGCCTTCTACTATGGCGTTCTACCGGTATTGACTGAAGCGGCCTCACACTACGGTATTTCGGCAGTCGAAATGGCCCGAGCCTCAATCGTCGGGCAACCGGTTCACCTGCTAAGCCCGCTGGTGCCATCCACGTATCTGCTGGTCGGCCTGGCGAAGATCGATTTTGGTGAACATCAGCGCTTTACCCTGAAGTGGGCCATTCTTATCTGTCTAGCCATCATGGTCGCAGCCCTGCTGATGGGTGTTTTCCCCTTGATCGGTGAAGCCCACCAGTAA
- a CDS encoding AEC family transporter yields the protein MFAIFSETFAVTAPVFAMLFLGVLLKRLGQVDAAFVSTATALVFNVSMPVMLFLAILHADLNTALQPKLLGYFLLATVVGFLLAWAWAIWRVPKAERGVYVQGAFRGNNGIIGLALATSLYGDYGLSLGGVLGGLVILSYNTLSALVLAVYSPQAKATVWSISKSIITNPLILGVVTAIPFAYWKIGLPAWVTTSGEYLAQLTLPLALICIGASLSLAALRESGVLALSASLMKVLWLPALGTLGAFMFGFRGAELGILFLFFVSPTAAASFVMAKAVGSNYQLAAAIIVLTTLLAAISTNLGLFILQWGGWI from the coding sequence ATGTTTGCAATTTTTTCTGAGACATTTGCGGTTACCGCGCCGGTATTCGCGATGTTGTTTCTGGGTGTGTTGCTGAAGCGTTTGGGCCAGGTTGATGCCGCATTTGTCAGCACGGCAACAGCGCTGGTGTTCAATGTCAGCATGCCGGTGATGCTGTTTCTGGCTATTTTGCATGCGGACTTAAATACCGCGTTGCAGCCCAAACTGCTGGGCTATTTTCTATTGGCTACTGTGGTGGGCTTCCTGCTGGCCTGGGCTTGGGCCATTTGGCGTGTGCCGAAGGCTGAGCGTGGGGTTTATGTTCAGGGCGCGTTTCGGGGTAATAACGGCATCATTGGGCTGGCGCTGGCCACCAGCCTGTACGGTGATTACGGTTTATCCCTCGGTGGTGTGCTCGGTGGCTTGGTAATTCTGAGCTACAACACCTTGTCTGCGCTGGTTCTGGCTGTGTACAGCCCGCAGGCGAAGGCAACGGTGTGGAGTATCAGTAAGAGCATTATCACCAATCCGTTGATACTGGGCGTTGTGACAGCTATCCCCTTTGCCTATTGGAAAATAGGCTTACCCGCTTGGGTGACGACATCCGGTGAGTACTTGGCTCAGCTGACATTGCCGCTGGCGCTGATCTGCATCGGTGCGAGTTTGTCGCTGGCGGCGCTGCGGGAGAGTGGTGTGCTGGCGCTAAGTGCCAGCCTGATGAAGGTTTTATGGCTCCCTGCTCTGGGCACCCTCGGGGCATTTATGTTCGGCTTCCGTGGGGCAGAGCTGGGAATTCTGTTTTTGTTTTTTGTCAGCCCGACTGCTGCGGCCAGCTTTGTGATGGCGAAGGCGGTGGGTAGCAATTACCAGTTGGCTGCAGCGATTATTGTGCTGACGACATTGTTGGCAGCTATTTCCACCAATTTGGGCTTGTTCATCCTGCAATGGGGCGGCTGGATCTGA
- a CDS encoding ABC transporter substrate-binding protein, with translation MDKNAFTKAALAIGLIAAFANAQAASNLVYCSEGSPAGFDPGQYTTGTDFDASAETVFNRLTQFERGGTHAVPGLAEKWDISEDALTYTFHLRPNVKFHTTNYFKPSRDFNADDVLFTFQRMLDKNHTFRKAYPAEFPYFVDLAMDRNIAKVEKLDDMTVRFTLNSVDAAFIQNLAMSFASIQSAEYADKLLKEGKPADINQRPIGTGPFVFSRYQKDAFIRFKGNKDYWKPDDVRLDNLIFAINTDASIRVQKLKANECQVTLFPRPADIKGLQENPELDVPTQAGFNLGFIAYNTQRAPFDQLQVRQALDMAVNKQAIIDAVYQGAGQLAVNGLPPTQWSYDETIKDAPYNPEKAKELLKAAGVKEGTEITLWAMPVQRPYNPNAKQMAEMLQADWAKVGIKAKIVSYEWGEYIKRSKAGEHGAMLIGWSGDNGDPDNWLGTLYGCDAVDGNNFSKWCFADYDKLIQAAKRTTDVEERTKLYQQAQHILKEQVPITPIAHSTVYQPMRKTVQDYKISPFGLNSFYGVGIKP, from the coding sequence ATGGATAAGAACGCCTTTACCAAGGCTGCTTTGGCAATCGGACTGATTGCCGCCTTCGCCAACGCTCAAGCTGCAAGCAACCTGGTGTACTGCTCAGAAGGCAGTCCGGCAGGCTTCGATCCAGGTCAATACACCACAGGGACCGACTTTGATGCTTCAGCTGAAACCGTCTTTAACCGCCTGACTCAGTTCGAACGTGGCGGTACCCACGCCGTACCGGGCCTGGCCGAGAAATGGGATATCAGCGAAGACGCCCTTACTTACACCTTTCACCTGCGTCCGAACGTTAAATTCCACACCACCAATTACTTCAAACCGAGCCGCGACTTTAACGCCGATGATGTGCTGTTCACCTTTCAGCGCATGCTCGACAAGAATCATACGTTCCGCAAAGCCTACCCTGCAGAATTCCCGTACTTCGTCGATCTGGCGATGGACCGCAATATCGCCAAGGTGGAAAAGCTGGATGACATGACCGTCCGCTTTACCCTCAACAGCGTAGACGCGGCCTTTATCCAGAATCTGGCCATGAGCTTTGCCTCAATACAGTCAGCGGAATATGCCGACAAACTACTCAAAGAAGGCAAGCCTGCGGATATCAACCAAAGGCCCATTGGCACCGGCCCATTCGTATTCAGCCGCTACCAGAAAGATGCCTTCATCCGTTTCAAAGGCAACAAGGACTATTGGAAACCGGATGATGTGCGGCTCGACAACCTGATCTTCGCCATCAACACCGATGCCTCAATCCGGGTGCAGAAGCTCAAAGCCAACGAGTGCCAGGTGACACTATTCCCCCGACCTGCGGATATCAAAGGGTTACAAGAAAACCCTGAGCTAGATGTACCCACTCAAGCAGGCTTCAATCTGGGTTTTATCGCCTACAACACTCAACGCGCCCCCTTTGACCAGCTTCAGGTACGACAAGCGCTGGACATGGCGGTAAACAAACAGGCCATTATTGACGCGGTGTATCAGGGCGCTGGGCAACTGGCCGTGAATGGTTTGCCGCCTACCCAGTGGTCTTATGATGAAACCATCAAAGACGCGCCATACAACCCCGAAAAGGCCAAAGAGCTGCTCAAAGCAGCAGGTGTCAAGGAAGGCACTGAGATCACCCTGTGGGCCATGCCCGTACAACGCCCCTATAACCCTAACGCCAAGCAGATGGCTGAAATGCTGCAAGCCGACTGGGCTAAAGTGGGTATCAAAGCCAAAATTGTCAGCTACGAGTGGGGCGAATACATCAAACGCTCCAAAGCCGGTGAGCACGGCGCCATGCTGATTGGCTGGAGCGGCGACAATGGTGATCCCGACAACTGGCTCGGCACGCTGTACGGCTGCGACGCCGTTGACGGCAACAACTTCTCCAAATGGTGTTTTGCCGACTACGACAAGCTGATTCAGGCAGCTAAGCGCACGACCGATGTCGAAGAACGCACCAAGCTCTATCAACAGGCCCAGCACATCCTCAAAGAGCAGGTCCCCATTACACCCATTGCGCATTCAACGGTTTACCAGCCGATGCGCAAAACGGTGCAGGACTACAAGATCAGTCCGTTTGGTCTGAACTCTTTCTACGGAGTCGGCATCAAGCCCTGA
- a CDS encoding ATP-binding protein: MLAPVQLLSASRQNLWRLTFIRILVLAAQAGSVGLAYNSGILPLPWLELSVTLGISLVLCLLTALRLRGPWPVTEAEYALHLACDLVIHSLLLYYSGGSTNPFVSYYLVPLTIAAATLSWMYTVTLSGLALAGYTLLLVWSHPLDMPTGSRESLLIYGMWLSFALAAGLITFFVAKMAEELRQQEEIRAERREEGLRDQQLLAVATQAAGAAHELGTPLATMSVLIKEMRREHPEPTLQEDLAVLQEQVKLCKETLQQLVRAAEADRRQAVVDQTCVEWLEAALNRWHLMRPEASYRYQCMGRGQPPRLMPPADLTQALLNLLNNAADACPENLDVRLNWDHQWITLNIRDFGAGVPLAIAEQLGRPFFTTKGKGFGLGLFLSQASVNRAGGTVKLYNHEEGGTLTELKLPRAYSRA; this comes from the coding sequence ATGCTCGCACCTGTGCAATTGCTGTCGGCGAGCCGGCAGAACCTCTGGCGTCTCACTTTTATCCGTATCTTGGTACTGGCTGCGCAGGCAGGCTCGGTTGGGCTGGCCTACAACTCGGGTATCTTGCCACTGCCTTGGCTGGAGCTGAGTGTCACCCTGGGGATTTCGCTGGTGCTGTGTTTGCTCACGGCCTTGCGTTTACGTGGCCCTTGGCCGGTCACTGAGGCTGAGTACGCCTTGCACTTGGCCTGCGATCTGGTGATCCACAGCCTGCTTCTGTATTACTCAGGCGGTTCAACTAACCCGTTTGTCTCGTATTACTTGGTGCCGCTGACCATTGCTGCGGCAACTTTGTCCTGGATGTATACCGTGACCCTGTCAGGCTTGGCGCTGGCAGGGTATACCTTGTTGCTGGTGTGGTCGCATCCACTGGATATGCCCACTGGTTCGCGGGAAAGTTTGCTGATTTACGGCATGTGGTTGAGCTTTGCCTTAGCAGCCGGGCTGATTACCTTCTTTGTGGCGAAAATGGCTGAAGAGCTTCGCCAGCAGGAAGAAATACGTGCCGAGCGCCGAGAAGAGGGCTTGCGTGACCAGCAGTTGCTGGCGGTGGCCACTCAGGCCGCGGGCGCAGCGCATGAACTAGGGACTCCCCTGGCGACCATGAGCGTGCTGATCAAGGAAATGCGTCGGGAGCACCCGGAGCCGACCTTGCAGGAAGATCTGGCGGTGCTCCAAGAGCAGGTGAAGTTGTGCAAAGAGACTTTGCAGCAATTGGTGCGTGCCGCTGAGGCTGATCGACGTCAAGCCGTAGTCGATCAGACCTGTGTAGAGTGGCTGGAAGCTGCACTTAATCGCTGGCACCTCATGAGACCCGAAGCAAGTTACCGTTATCAATGCATGGGCAGGGGGCAGCCACCCCGGTTGATGCCACCCGCTGATTTGACTCAGGCATTGCTGAACCTACTTAACAACGCTGCTGATGCCTGCCCTGAGAACCTGGATGTCCGTCTGAACTGGGATCATCAGTGGATTACCCTGAATATCCGTGACTTTGGAGCCGGGGTACCTTTGGCGATTGCTGAGCAATTAGGCCGGCCTTTTTTCACCACCAAAGGCAAAGGCTTTGGCCTGGGGCTGTTCTTGAGTCAAGCCAGCGTCAATCGTGCCGGTGGTACTGTTAAACTCTATAACCACGAAGAAGGTGGCACGCTCACGGAGCTTAAATTGCCGCGTGCCTATAGCCGAGCATAA
- a CDS encoding septal ring lytic transglycosylase RlpA family protein: MTMRLLLLILISLALTACSTLGPGSSDEGMASYYGAQHHGKKTASGEPFNQYALTAAHRTLPFGTKVRVTNLRNNKSVVVRINDRGPHIRKRIIDLSYQAAKELDMLRDGIAPVRIQPLN, from the coding sequence ATGACTATGCGCCTACTGCTACTCATCCTGATTAGCCTTGCTTTAACTGCGTGCTCCACACTTGGCCCTGGCTCATCAGATGAGGGCATGGCGTCTTACTATGGCGCGCAGCACCATGGCAAAAAAACGGCCAGCGGTGAGCCTTTTAATCAATATGCCCTTACGGCCGCCCACCGCACCCTGCCATTTGGTACCAAGGTTCGCGTCACCAACCTGCGCAACAACAAAAGCGTGGTGGTGCGTATCAATGATCGCGGCCCTCACATACGCAAGCGGATCATTGATCTTTCGTACCAAGCCGCAAAAGAGTTGGATATGCTCAGAGACGGCATAGCCCCCGTTAGGATTCAGCCCCTCAATTAG
- a CDS encoding response regulator transcription factor, translating to MSEELLFDGEEQPHLLLVDDDPTFTRVMARAMSRRGLRVSIASSAEEGLTMAQQDVPDYAVVDLKMAGDSGLVLLPKLLEVDAEMRVVILTGYSSIATAVEAIKRGACNYLCKPADADDVLAALLTQHADLDTLVPENPMSVDRLQWEHIQRVLSEHEGNISATARALGMHRRTLQRKLQKRPVRR from the coding sequence ATGAGCGAAGAACTCCTGTTTGACGGTGAAGAACAACCGCATTTGCTGTTGGTCGATGATGATCCGACCTTTACCCGCGTTATGGCCAGAGCGATGAGTCGACGTGGGTTGCGTGTCTCGATTGCGAGTTCTGCCGAAGAGGGGCTGACAATGGCCCAGCAGGACGTGCCGGACTACGCTGTGGTCGACTTGAAGATGGCCGGCGACTCTGGGCTGGTGCTGTTACCCAAGTTGCTGGAAGTTGACGCAGAAATGCGTGTGGTGATCCTTACCGGTTATTCCAGCATTGCCACGGCGGTTGAGGCGATCAAACGTGGGGCCTGCAATTATCTGTGCAAGCCGGCCGATGCCGATGATGTGTTAGCTGCCTTGCTGACTCAGCACGCGGATCTGGATACCTTGGTGCCGGAAAACCCGATGTCTGTCGATCGGCTGCAGTGGGAGCACATTCAGCGGGTGCTCAGCGAACATGAAGGGAATATTTCCGCGACGGCCCGTGCTCTGGGCATGCACCGCCGAACCTTGCAACGCAAGCTGCAAAAACGCCCAGTTCGTCGTTGA